One genomic region from Saprospiraceae bacterium encodes:
- a CDS encoding DUF4332 domain-containing protein, whose amino-acid sequence MQELCQIPGVGRSIAQDLIHIGITSIDQLDGQDPQSLYDRSNQYAGCIQDRCLLYVFREAVYFAETPAQSREPEKLKWWNWKD is encoded by the coding sequence ATCCAAGAGCTTTGCCAGATACCAGGAGTAGGCAGATCTATCGCTCAAGACCTTATTCATATCGGTATCACTTCCATCGACCAGTTAGATGGTCAGGATCCTCAGTCTTTATATGATCGATCCAACCAATATGCCGGGTGTATACAAGACCGATGTCTTCTTTATGTATTTCGGGAGGCAGTGTATTTTGCAGAAACTCCTGCACAGTCCAGAGAGCCTGAAAAACTAAAATGGTGGAACTGGAAAGACTAA
- a CDS encoding DUF2911 domain-containing protein — protein sequence MKTILMTLLILVGLAASAQKFSKVDKSPLDICYYPNEFAHDRKFAPQKIGDDPAMIRVIYSRPSKNNREVFGTLVPYSKVWRLGANENTEIKLYRDAILGGQAVKAGTYTLFAIPEATEWTIILNKDLDQWGAYSYDDKKDLVRFKARVSNSDAVIENFSMVIEKSEDGGVSMYLGWDHTVAMVPIKF from the coding sequence ATGAAAACAATTTTGATGACTTTATTGATATTGGTTGGCTTGGCTGCTTCGGCTCAAAAATTTAGCAAAGTAGATAAAAGTCCCCTGGACATCTGTTATTATCCTAATGAGTTTGCTCATGATCGAAAGTTTGCTCCGCAGAAAATCGGTGATGATCCGGCTATGATCAGAGTGATCTATAGTCGTCCATCCAAAAATAATCGCGAAGTCTTTGGTACGCTGGTACCCTATAGTAAGGTCTGGAGATTAGGTGCCAATGAAAATACGGAGATCAAACTATATCGTGATGCGATATTGGGTGGCCAGGCGGTGAAGGCAGGTACCTACACCTTGTTTGCTATACCTGAAGCCACTGAATGGACGATAATACTAAATAAAGATCTGGATCAATGGGGTGCCTACAGTTATGATGACAAAAAAGACCTGGTTCGATTCAAAGCGCGTGTGAGCAATTCAGATGCTGTGATTGAAAATTTTTCCATGGTGATCGAAAAATCTGAAGATGGTGGAGTATCGATGTATCTCGGATGGGATCATACTGTAGCCATGGTGCCTATCAAATTTTAA
- a CDS encoding sugar phosphate isomerase/epimerase, whose protein sequence is MKNSFSRRAFIQKSAFGALSISLIPQENILFKIKGIKLGVISYSFRSIPHTIDQLLGFCRTSGVNALEMMGDPMETYAGKPANPIVFTPPTQGQRPSLSEEQRAQLAAYNKQVADWRSTVSMDKYVEVGKKFKKAGINIYAFKPNAFGVNNSDAEIEYGMRAAKALGATSVTVELPNDAKQSQRLGDLGAKHKIYVGYHAHLQATDTLWDVALSQSPYNSLNLDCGHYIAAGGSNTKESLLALIERKHDRITSMHIKDRTTAANGAKNLPWGTGDTPIVEILQLMKSRKYKFPATVELEYDVPAGSDAVKEVQKCIAYARKALS, encoded by the coding sequence ATGAAAAATAGTTTTTCCAGACGAGCGTTTATCCAAAAATCAGCCTTTGGGGCATTAAGTATCTCCTTAATCCCACAAGAAAATATTCTTTTTAAAATCAAAGGCATCAAACTGGGGGTGATCTCATACTCCTTCAGAAGTATTCCGCATACCATCGATCAATTACTTGGCTTTTGCCGGACCAGCGGAGTGAATGCTCTTGAGATGATGGGGGATCCTATGGAAACTTATGCGGGCAAACCTGCTAATCCAATCGTTTTCACTCCTCCCACCCAGGGTCAAAGGCCCAGCTTGTCAGAGGAGCAAAGAGCTCAACTAGCTGCTTACAACAAACAGGTAGCTGATTGGAGATCGACGGTGTCTATGGATAAATATGTAGAAGTGGGCAAAAAATTTAAAAAGGCGGGGATCAATATCTATGCATTCAAACCCAATGCCTTTGGGGTCAATAATTCCGATGCAGAAATAGAATATGGGATGAGAGCCGCCAAAGCGCTGGGTGCTACTTCGGTTACGGTAGAGTTGCCAAATGACGCCAAACAGTCTCAGCGATTGGGTGACTTGGGTGCGAAGCACAAGATATATGTGGGTTATCATGCCCACCTGCAAGCCACGGATACACTTTGGGATGTAGCTCTCAGCCAGTCACCTTATAATTCGCTCAACCTGGATTGTGGACATTATATAGCCGCTGGAGGCAGCAATACCAAAGAATCATTGCTCGCCCTCATTGAACGCAAACACGATCGCATTACGAGTATGCATATTAAAGACAGGACTACAGCCGCCAACGGGGCTAAAAATCTACCCTGGGGTACTGGCGATACACCGATCGTCGAGATTTTGCAACTCATGAAATCCCGTAAATACAAATTTCCTGCTACCGTAGAGCTTGAATACGATGTACCCGCTGGATCTGATGCCGTAAAAGAAGTCCAAAAATGTATTGCATATGCCAGGAAGGCCCTTAGTTGA
- a CDS encoding cyclase family protein, whose protein sequence is MSTYVDLSHVIDQNVISYKGLPAPLICDYLSRAESKKYYSEGTSFQIGRIDMVGNTGTYIDCPFHRYENGKDLSEVLLTRFVDLPAVKIHVPYSAGLKVDLHHFEQINVKNKAVLIQTDWSDHWMTDGYYHDHPYLATDAAAYLVDQGVLLVGIDSHNIDDTRSNARPVHSILLKNEILIVEHLCQLSRITVDEFLFSAVPPKIKGMGTFPVRAFATMKDEEL, encoded by the coding sequence ATGTCGACCTATGTGGATCTCAGTCATGTCATTGACCAAAATGTAATTAGTTATAAAGGGCTGCCTGCCCCATTGATATGTGATTATCTTTCGAGAGCTGAAAGCAAAAAATATTATTCAGAAGGCACCAGCTTTCAGATAGGCAGGATCGATATGGTCGGCAATACCGGCACTTATATCGACTGTCCTTTTCATCGATACGAAAATGGAAAAGACTTGTCCGAGGTTTTGTTAACGCGGTTTGTAGACTTGCCTGCAGTAAAAATTCATGTTCCCTATTCCGCCGGATTAAAAGTAGATCTACATCATTTTGAACAAATAAACGTAAAAAACAAGGCTGTTTTAATTCAAACGGATTGGTCAGACCATTGGATGACAGATGGATATTATCATGATCATCCCTATTTAGCTACTGATGCAGCAGCCTATTTGGTAGATCAGGGAGTCTTACTGGTAGGCATCGATTCACACAATATAGATGACACCCGCAGCAATGCGAGGCCTGTACACAGTATTTTACTTAAAAATGAAATCCTCATCGTAGAACACCTCTGCCAGCTTAGCAGGATCACTGTGGATGAGTTCTTGTTTTCAGCAGTACCACCAAAAATAAAAGGCATGGGTACTTTTCCGGTGAGGGCATTCGCGACCATGAAGGATGAGGAATTGTAA
- a CDS encoding OmpH family outer membrane protein → MKNLPWILTAILALAVINLYFKVYNLTGPSKSASMTASDGSATLRLAYVNADSILENFTQFRKEKDVLDKKQMDIDVSLGSKGRTLENEVASIQQKIQSGLLTPKEIQQQEQRFSARQQALMAERDKLAKEVMDEGTAINERLQKVLMASLETLKKDKGYNYIFSYVKGGQILIGNPADDITGDVLKMLNNPGTAPADSTGK, encoded by the coding sequence ATGAAAAATCTACCTTGGATATTGACTGCCATTCTGGCGTTGGCTGTAATCAACTTATATTTTAAAGTCTACAACTTAACCGGTCCTTCAAAATCTGCTTCAATGACAGCATCTGACGGGAGTGCTACGCTAAGACTTGCCTATGTCAATGCAGATTCGATCCTTGAAAATTTTACACAGTTTAGAAAGGAGAAAGATGTTTTGGATAAAAAACAGATGGATATAGATGTGAGCCTTGGAAGTAAAGGCAGGACACTGGAGAACGAAGTGGCTTCTATACAGCAAAAAATTCAATCTGGCTTACTTACTCCAAAGGAAATACAACAGCAAGAGCAACGATTCAGTGCCCGGCAGCAGGCACTCATGGCCGAAAGAGATAAGCTGGCCAAAGAGGTGATGGATGAGGGGACTGCTATCAATGAAAGGTTACAAAAAGTACTTATGGCTTCTTTGGAGACCCTCAAAAAAGATAAGGGCTACAATTATATATTTTCTTATGTCAAAGGAGGACAGATCCTGATTGGCAACCCTGCGGATGACATTACTGGTGATGTATTAAAGATGTTGAACAATCCAGGGACAGCCCCAGCCGATTCTACAGGCAAATAA
- a CDS encoding VOC family protein, with protein MKQSLAYIALLVNDYDEAIDYYTSILHFKLIQDIPMEEGKRWVLIGPSEGSGSQILLARAVNEVQTQAVGHQSGGRVFLFLYTDDFYRDYDSMISKGVEFVRAPSSEAYGMVAVFKDLYGNLWDLIEPKDGF; from the coding sequence ATGAAACAATCGCTGGCATATATAGCACTCCTGGTCAATGATTATGACGAAGCGATCGACTATTACACTTCGATCCTGCATTTTAAGCTGATACAAGATATACCCATGGAGGAGGGTAAACGCTGGGTCCTGATAGGTCCTTCAGAGGGCAGCGGCTCACAAATATTGCTGGCCAGAGCAGTCAATGAGGTGCAGACCCAAGCAGTTGGTCATCAGTCCGGAGGAAGGGTTTTCTTGTTTTTATATACAGACGATTTTTATAGAGATTATGACTCCATGATATCCAAAGGAGTCGAATTTGTCAGAGCTCCTTCTTCGGAAGCTTATGGTATGGTAGCAGTATTTAAAGATTTATATGGCAATCTTTGGGATTTGATAGAACCTAAGGATGGGTTTTAG